A stretch of the Chitinophaga sp. Cy-1792 genome encodes the following:
- a CDS encoding HipA family kinase translates to MNVTQPALRTVNVTRYITPLREGGSMPAIIDADDGFMYALKFRGAGQGVKSLIAELIGGEIARALGLRIPELVFANLDESFGRTEADEEIQDLLKFSVGLNLGLHYLSGSITYDPAVTIIDNKLASQIVWLDALLTNVDRTARNTNMLMWHNELWLIDHGASLYFHHSWQNWKDQAVRPFAQIANHVLLPQATEIAAADAAFRPVLTPERIRGIVDLIPDVWITPNDWEESPDEVRNVYYEFLTTRIASSEIFVKAAQDARETLV, encoded by the coding sequence ATGAATGTAACGCAACCGGCGCTCAGGACTGTCAACGTAACCCGCTATATTACGCCATTGCGGGAAGGCGGTTCTATGCCAGCCATCATAGATGCGGATGACGGGTTTATGTATGCACTCAAATTCAGGGGGGCAGGACAGGGAGTTAAATCGCTCATAGCAGAATTAATAGGTGGAGAGATAGCCAGGGCTTTAGGATTGCGGATACCGGAACTGGTATTTGCTAATCTGGATGAGTCTTTCGGCAGAACAGAAGCCGATGAGGAAATACAGGACCTGCTGAAATTCAGCGTGGGACTTAATCTTGGACTACATTACCTTTCCGGATCTATTACCTATGATCCGGCAGTAACCATCATCGATAATAAGCTGGCTTCGCAGATCGTATGGCTGGATGCTTTGCTCACCAATGTGGACCGTACGGCCCGCAATACCAATATGCTGATGTGGCATAATGAGCTTTGGCTGATAGATCATGGCGCCTCTTTATATTTTCATCATTCGTGGCAGAACTGGAAAGACCAGGCAGTGCGGCCTTTTGCGCAGATTGCCAATCATGTGCTGCTGCCGCAGGCTACCGAAATAGCCGCTGCTGACGCAGCGTTCAGGCCTGTACTAACGCCGGAGCGTATACGTGGCATCGTAGACCTGATCCCTGATGTATGGATTACACCTAACGACTGGGAAGAATCGCCAGATGAAGTACGGAACGTGTACTATGAATTTTTGACAACCAGAATTGCCTCATCCGAAATATTTGTAAAAGCAGCACAAGATGCCAGAGAAACACTTGTTTGA
- a CDS encoding RagB/SusD family nutrient uptake outer membrane protein, with protein sequence MKMIKQLTKYTATGIASLAMFVACKKSDSFLDKRQTESLNEQVVFSDSAKTLSFLTDMYAYTGQDLIHNRYTLITSAVGNDYACMEDMTSHSISFYGDPQQSFITGASTAKNYFSNNYYKTYYLKIRAANQYMKKVKQSPLSPAMQTRTAGEARFLRAYFYSALVRHFGGVMLVGDTIFSDLSTPIDYKRNTYKACIDYIADECDKAAADLPPLEQQNPADYGRINKGMCLALKARMLVAAASPLYNGNPITTDPALQPLVSYSATYDESLWRKAADACKAVMNLGTYQLFDIQTTGSRPGYGWWKMFLTRKNVEYIMPYMLVGGTSLEGAWFPISRGGSGWSTPTQNLVDAFGMANGKATSSPGSGYDPNFPYANRDPRFYNTIIYNQAILYNNSTKKMDPIDIYKTWQGVLTSDGLQQYKTKTGYYSRKMANDSTGAYTSQNRVYPVIRYTEMLMGYAEAMNEISGPTAEVYQIVKDIRKRAGILPGTDGMYGLDAGLSKEAMRGVIRNEYEVEFAYEGHWYYDTRRWKTAEVTENRAMQGMMVTKQQDGTFTYQAITALSAVFLYPKMYFCPLPFDEVNKSRDLLQNPGW encoded by the coding sequence ATGAAGATGATTAAACAACTCACTAAATATACTGCAACAGGCATCGCTTCACTGGCGATGTTTGTTGCCTGCAAAAAATCAGATAGCTTCCTCGATAAGCGCCAGACAGAGAGTCTGAACGAGCAGGTCGTTTTTTCTGATAGTGCCAAAACCCTCAGCTTCCTGACAGACATGTACGCCTATACCGGCCAGGATCTTATCCACAACAGGTATACACTGATAACATCTGCAGTAGGTAACGATTACGCCTGTATGGAAGATATGACGTCGCACTCTATCTCTTTCTATGGAGATCCGCAGCAGAGCTTTATCACAGGGGCATCTACCGCAAAAAACTATTTCTCCAACAACTACTACAAAACCTATTACCTGAAAATACGTGCTGCCAATCAGTACATGAAAAAGGTAAAGCAGTCGCCGCTGTCGCCTGCCATGCAAACACGTACTGCCGGTGAAGCGCGTTTCCTGCGTGCCTACTTCTATTCCGCGCTGGTACGTCATTTCGGTGGTGTGATGCTTGTTGGAGATACCATCTTTTCTGATTTAAGTACACCTATCGACTATAAACGCAATACCTACAAAGCCTGCATCGACTATATCGCTGATGAATGCGATAAAGCGGCGGCTGATCTGCCTCCGCTGGAGCAGCAGAACCCTGCTGATTACGGCCGTATCAACAAAGGTATGTGTCTGGCCCTGAAAGCCCGTATGCTGGTGGCAGCGGCGAGCCCTTTGTACAATGGTAATCCTATCACTACAGATCCGGCATTACAGCCGCTGGTAAGCTACAGTGCTACCTATGATGAAAGTCTGTGGCGCAAGGCAGCAGATGCCTGCAAGGCAGTAATGAACCTGGGTACCTACCAGCTCTTCGACATCCAGACAACAGGCTCCCGCCCTGGCTATGGCTGGTGGAAGATGTTCCTGACACGTAAAAACGTGGAGTATATCATGCCTTATATGTTGGTGGGTGGTACTTCACTGGAAGGCGCCTGGTTCCCTATTTCGCGTGGTGGCTCCGGATGGAGCACGCCTACACAGAACCTCGTAGATGCCTTCGGTATGGCCAATGGTAAAGCGACCAGCTCCCCCGGCTCTGGCTATGATCCTAATTTCCCTTACGCGAACCGCGATCCGCGTTTTTATAATACCATCATCTATAACCAGGCGATACTCTATAACAACAGTACCAAAAAAATGGATCCTATAGATATCTACAAAACCTGGCAGGGCGTATTAACGTCCGACGGCTTACAGCAATACAAAACAAAAACAGGTTATTACTCCCGTAAAATGGCCAACGACAGCACCGGCGCCTATACTTCACAAAACAGGGTATATCCGGTGATCCGTTATACAGAAATGCTGATGGGTTATGCCGAAGCCATGAACGAAATCAGTGGTCCTACCGCAGAGGTATACCAGATAGTAAAAGATATCCGCAAACGTGCCGGTATTCTCCCGGGCACTGATGGCATGTACGGCCTCGACGCAGGGCTTTCCAAAGAAGCGATGCGTGGCGTTATCCGTAATGAATATGAAGTTGAATTTGCATACGAAGGCCACTGGTACTATGATACCCGTCGCTGGAAAACCGCTGAGGTAACGGAAAACAGGGCGATGCAGGGTATGATGGTGACCAAACAGCAGGATGGTACGTTCACTTATCAGGCGATCACTGCACTTTCAGCGGTATTCCTCTATCCTAAGATGTATTTCTGTCCGCTGCCATTTGATGAAGTAAACAAGAGCCGTGACCTGTTACAGAATCCGGGTTGGTAA
- a CDS encoding DUF3037 domain-containing protein — MPEKHLFEYEYAIIRIVPRVEREEFLNVGVVLYCRPQRFLKTMITLDEERLKCFAPATDPVLMKSYLDAFGEICMGNKQAGPIAQGDPASRFRWLTANRSTILQTSRVHPGLTTNPEATLRHLFETLVLLTD, encoded by the coding sequence ATGCCAGAGAAACACTTGTTTGAATATGAATATGCGATTATTCGCATTGTGCCCAGAGTGGAAAGGGAAGAGTTCCTGAATGTGGGAGTGGTGCTCTATTGCCGGCCGCAACGTTTCCTGAAAACGATGATCACCCTCGATGAAGAGCGGCTGAAATGCTTTGCGCCTGCAACAGATCCTGTGCTGATGAAATCTTACCTCGATGCTTTCGGAGAGATATGTATGGGCAATAAACAGGCAGGCCCTATTGCACAGGGAGATCCTGCTTCCCGTTTCCGATGGCTTACCGCAAACAGAAGTACCATATTGCAGACATCCAGGGTACATCCCGGGCTGACAACCAATCCGGAGGCTACTTTGCGGCACCTGTTCGAGACACTCGTATTGCTGACAGATTAA
- a CDS encoding beta-N-acetylhexosaminidase has translation MKLTKTFATLLLLTAANAYAQTQCPVIPKPVAATVAAGTFALNRNIAITPARFTQAAAYLHNELQHIENIPASGQHKAAVKFVQASLKDKNPEAYELTIKPDGIQIRANSELGAFNGAVTLLQLAKHDGAELKTWTINDAPQYAWRGIMLDESRHFFGKEKVKSLIDWMAYYKLNRLHWHLTDEPGWRIAVSQYPKLTTVGGTGNYTNPNAPATYYTKADISEILQYAKARDIIVFPEIDMPGHATAANHAYPEFSGGGSKGHPEFTFNPGKEATYAYLTNILRDINGQFGTNMLHLGGDEVSYGNEKWSTDSSILALMQREHLTTPRQVELYFMQRMADSVYKMNAKLLAWDEMAEVSLPKDKTIIFWWRHDKPNTLQTALDNGYSTVVCPRLPLYFDFVQDSTNKYGRKWSGQYNSIENVYNFSPDKYLAAGANKSLIMGMQANLWTETVSSPERLDYLLFPRICALAEICWTRPAAKNQEDFMERLKPQLALFKAAGLYYYDPFDPKLHAEPVPAKKTVSDYKD, from the coding sequence GTGAAATTAACGAAAACCTTTGCCACACTGCTATTGCTGACTGCGGCTAACGCATATGCACAAACGCAATGCCCGGTAATTCCGAAGCCTGTAGCGGCTACCGTGGCTGCCGGCACTTTTGCGCTGAACAGAAACATCGCCATCACGCCGGCACGCTTTACACAGGCAGCAGCATACCTGCACAACGAATTGCAGCATATAGAAAATATTCCGGCCAGCGGCCAGCATAAAGCTGCGGTCAAATTCGTACAGGCATCCCTGAAAGATAAAAATCCGGAAGCCTACGAACTGACTATTAAGCCCGATGGCATCCAGATACGCGCCAATAGTGAACTGGGCGCATTCAACGGTGCTGTTACCCTGCTGCAACTGGCAAAACATGATGGCGCCGAATTGAAAACATGGACCATCAACGATGCACCGCAATATGCATGGAGAGGAATAATGCTGGACGAATCCAGGCATTTCTTTGGCAAAGAAAAAGTAAAATCACTGATCGACTGGATGGCTTACTATAAGCTAAACCGCCTGCACTGGCATCTGACAGATGAACCAGGCTGGAGAATAGCGGTAAGCCAATATCCAAAACTCACCACCGTTGGTGGTACCGGTAACTATACCAACCCTAATGCGCCAGCAACATATTATACCAAAGCAGATATCAGCGAGATCCTGCAATATGCGAAAGCCCGCGATATTATTGTTTTTCCGGAGATAGATATGCCAGGACATGCCACCGCAGCCAATCATGCCTATCCCGAATTCAGTGGCGGCGGCTCCAAAGGGCATCCTGAATTCACTTTCAATCCCGGTAAAGAAGCCACCTATGCTTACCTGACCAATATCCTGAGAGATATCAACGGTCAGTTTGGTACTAACATGCTGCACCTTGGCGGCGATGAAGTGAGCTATGGCAACGAAAAATGGAGCACCGACAGCAGTATACTGGCGCTGATGCAGCGTGAACACCTCACTACGCCACGTCAGGTAGAGCTGTATTTCATGCAGCGCATGGCCGACAGCGTTTATAAGATGAACGCCAAACTGCTGGCCTGGGACGAAATGGCGGAAGTATCACTGCCCAAAGATAAAACTATCATATTCTGGTGGCGCCATGATAAGCCGAATACCCTGCAAACAGCACTGGATAATGGTTATAGCACCGTTGTATGTCCAAGGCTGCCGCTGTACTTCGACTTCGTGCAGGACAGCACCAATAAGTACGGAAGAAAATGGAGCGGACAATACAACAGCATCGAAAACGTATATAACTTCTCTCCGGATAAATATCTCGCCGCAGGCGCCAATAAATCCCTTATCATGGGTATGCAGGCAAACCTCTGGACAGAAACGGTTTCTTCTCCGGAGCGACTGGATTACCTGTTGTTTCCGCGTATCTGTGCGTTGGCAGAAATCTGCTGGACAAGGCCAGCGGCTAAAAATCAGGAGGATTTTATGGAGCGCTTAAAGCCGCAGCTGGCATTGTTTAAAGCCGCAGGTTTGTATTATTATGATCCTTTTGATCCGAAGTTACATGCGGAGCCGGTGCCGGCGAAGAAAACGGTGAGTGATTATAAGGATTAG
- a CDS encoding endopygalactorunase: MMMKAVTISLFCLLSVPVYAQEIRKIPNLYSLQERNLSLAEGKTYAYTVDTPAGQGLVNTGLDIPGLLQQLKTYLPASEAKVKRGDSVISIGKIIPGDLLVINDGTSKYSYNLDTVTGALAPELLIDHSTHQLYIPRDIILHFKAGQRTPDATVEFTIPAGIKFNKDLITADIIGRGPVLLNKLATTSSGRSGKGYPWPFIGEANVAVDTDSSTLITLKHLDLRPDNGADIILKIPAAIISRKDNYLYSVIYCTSAPVKLWSGMSYALQDGVDNITDFERIAERDSVFNTGTAKYTMADFRWSGKTTGTIQQSLDSGRTWTNAKAYMKPGGAYITGLQKDTLYYFRLRTGKRYSNTTKYFTGAVPVTKFLDSSADHTNAINKAIAWLHEIGGGTLLFPEGEYHVRTVHLLSNVYLYLQRGAVIKALRGADAPETTWFSDKAYRSGLSPLDHGPYDDPENYLTKQDVGHHYFHNAMFFAERQQNIKIVGEGRITGDGNLVTGDKVMNNAPDNRADKMFSLKLCKDVEIGGVVYNEHRCPDLWYDTIRQQPVYLNGDTTKISVLHIDQAGHFALLATGTAGISVHDTYFGVENQKNARDIYDFMGCNRVTVTNIFSRLSSDDIVKPGSDCSLGFTRPSKHFRVRNIIGDTNCNLFQIGSETADDISDICVDNIMVLGANKAGFSISTNDGAHIHDIHLNCGHTNQDSGFRSLIRRSATPFFISVSNRARILGANAAEYTFTENDKTRKELLVQNVSIGRISGIRINNVDVDEVYGGSAYGSGEWKSYSGKERKITSIVAGYKLPDSVAIDLPDGRRTSYIEDIVFRNVHFLYKGGNAAADTAQCPPELGVGQYNAVDFKVQPAYGLWVRHAKNITLEKCQFGFEQPDYRWPVYLDDTHGAILKNLRLQLAPTQQTGVRLHLSTITSAEEVSPTGNTAPQDSTAGPIVF; this comes from the coding sequence ATGATGATGAAAGCTGTAACTATATCGCTGTTCTGTTTGCTGTCCGTACCCGTTTATGCACAGGAGATCCGGAAAATACCAAATTTATACAGCCTCCAGGAGCGTAATCTATCCCTGGCGGAAGGGAAAACCTACGCATATACCGTTGATACACCAGCAGGACAAGGACTGGTAAATACAGGCCTTGATATTCCTGGTTTACTGCAACAATTGAAGACATATCTGCCAGCATCTGAAGCAAAAGTGAAGAGAGGTGACAGCGTAATAAGTATTGGAAAAATTATACCAGGAGATTTGCTGGTGATAAATGACGGTACCAGTAAATACTCGTATAATCTTGACACGGTGACAGGTGCATTGGCTCCGGAACTTCTCATTGATCACTCAACCCATCAGCTGTATATACCACGGGATATTATCCTTCATTTTAAAGCAGGACAACGTACACCTGATGCCACAGTGGAATTTACTATTCCTGCGGGGATTAAATTTAATAAAGATCTCATCACTGCGGATATCATTGGACGCGGACCTGTTTTGCTGAACAAGCTGGCTACAACTTCTTCAGGACGTAGCGGAAAAGGATATCCATGGCCTTTTATAGGCGAAGCAAATGTTGCTGTTGATACAGATAGTTCTACGCTGATCACCCTTAAGCACCTGGATTTAAGACCAGATAATGGCGCTGATATCATATTGAAAATCCCCGCTGCTATCATCTCCCGGAAAGATAATTATTTATACTCCGTGATATATTGTACATCTGCACCAGTAAAACTTTGGAGTGGAATGTCCTATGCATTGCAGGACGGAGTTGATAATATAACCGACTTTGAACGTATAGCCGAAAGAGATAGTGTTTTCAACACAGGCACAGCGAAATATACGATGGCTGATTTCCGCTGGAGTGGTAAAACAACCGGCACCATTCAGCAGTCGTTGGATAGTGGCCGTACATGGACTAACGCTAAAGCCTATATGAAGCCTGGCGGCGCGTACATCACCGGCTTGCAGAAAGATACATTGTATTATTTCCGGTTAAGAACAGGCAAGCGATATTCCAATACCACAAAGTATTTCACTGGCGCTGTTCCCGTTACTAAATTTCTGGATTCATCTGCTGATCATACAAATGCTATCAATAAGGCTATTGCCTGGCTGCATGAAATCGGCGGTGGTACCTTGTTGTTTCCTGAAGGGGAGTATCATGTAAGGACGGTTCATTTGTTGAGCAATGTTTATTTGTATCTCCAGAGAGGAGCGGTGATAAAGGCTTTAAGAGGTGCTGATGCGCCGGAAACAACCTGGTTTTCTGATAAGGCCTATCGTTCAGGTTTATCACCGCTGGACCATGGCCCCTATGATGATCCGGAGAATTATCTTACCAAACAGGATGTAGGGCATCATTATTTTCATAATGCGATGTTCTTTGCAGAAAGGCAGCAGAACATAAAGATCGTTGGTGAAGGAAGAATTACAGGCGATGGTAATCTTGTTACCGGAGATAAAGTGATGAACAATGCCCCGGATAACCGCGCGGACAAGATGTTTTCATTGAAGTTATGCAAAGATGTGGAAATTGGAGGAGTTGTTTATAATGAACATAGATGTCCTGATTTGTGGTATGATACTATCAGGCAACAGCCTGTATATCTTAATGGCGATACCACAAAAATTAGTGTACTTCATATAGACCAGGCGGGCCATTTTGCATTGCTGGCAACAGGTACGGCTGGCATCTCTGTACATGATACCTATTTTGGTGTGGAAAATCAGAAGAATGCGCGGGATATTTATGATTTCATGGGATGTAACCGTGTAACGGTTACGAATATATTTTCCAGACTCAGTTCAGATGATATTGTAAAGCCGGGGTCTGATTGCTCGCTAGGTTTTACGCGACCTTCAAAGCATTTTCGTGTCAGGAATATCATTGGAGATACCAATTGTAACCTCTTTCAGATAGGGTCAGAAACCGCGGATGATATCAGTGATATTTGTGTAGATAATATTATGGTATTGGGTGCCAATAAAGCTGGCTTTTCTATCTCTACAAACGATGGAGCGCATATACATGATATACATCTGAACTGCGGGCATACCAACCAGGATAGTGGATTCCGTTCACTGATCCGCCGTAGTGCTACACCGTTCTTTATTTCTGTGTCTAACAGGGCACGTATTTTAGGTGCTAACGCTGCTGAATATACGTTTACAGAAAATGATAAAACAAGGAAGGAATTATTGGTGCAAAACGTTAGCATTGGCCGGATATCAGGTATTAGAATAAATAATGTAGATGTAGATGAAGTATATGGCGGCAGCGCTTATGGCAGCGGTGAATGGAAGTCGTACAGTGGTAAGGAGCGTAAAATAACCAGCATTGTTGCCGGTTATAAATTACCTGATAGTGTAGCAATAGATTTGCCTGACGGCAGACGAACAAGTTATATAGAAGATATTGTTTTTAGAAATGTTCACTTTTTGTATAAAGGTGGCAATGCTGCTGCCGATACCGCCCAGTGCCCGCCAGAGTTGGGTGTGGGCCAATACAATGCGGTAGACTTCAAAGTTCAGCCGGCTTATGGCCTCTGGGTAAGGCATGCGAAAAATATTACATTGGAAAAATGCCAGTTTGGTTTTGAACAACCGGATTACCGCTGGCCTGTTTATCTGGACGATACCCACGGTGCTATCCTGAAAAATCTGCGGTTGCAACTGGCGCCTACACAACAGACAGGGGTAAGGCTGCATCTTTCTACAATAACATCCGCAGAAGAGGTTTCACCAACGGGAAATACTGCACCGCAGGACAGTACCGCCGGGCCTATAGTTTTCTGA
- a CDS encoding alpha-L-fucosidase, whose protein sequence is MKKLMITVALLGAMFQAGAQDAKTSAIPLKYGAQYTGKRTDDAMNKWRSNRFGQFIHWGLYAIPGGIWKGKTYNYAAEFLKSSAHIPDATWDSLMYQFNPVKFDAKEWAKMAKRMGVKYMTITTKHHEGFCLWPSRYTDFNVSNTPYKKDILKQLIEAYNAEGIDVNFYYSVLDWHHPDWRDDIKTPEDSVAFSRYLSFAYNQLKELATNYPTVKAFWFDGTWDSSVRFNGKWTYEVEKMLKEVRPGVIVNSRLRADDYGKRHKDSNGQLMGDYESGYERRLPNPVTDIAVTKWDWEACMTIPENQWGYHKDWTISHVKSPLELLEMLVHSTSMGGNFLLNFGPSGEGTFRKQELDIASYIGNWMGKYGNVIWDCDYAGMQKEDWGYYTRKKGASQLNMVVFNVPVSGLLKVNTPKGMVLDKAAFMDAAGKPLSVEEIAANQYLVHLPIKLYTSPQVIIVDYHEGSSKGSYQKAKT, encoded by the coding sequence ATGAAAAAACTAATGATCACCGTGGCCTTGCTGGGAGCCATGTTCCAGGCAGGCGCACAAGATGCTAAAACCAGCGCCATACCCTTAAAGTATGGCGCACAATACACCGGAAAAAGAACCGACGACGCCATGAACAAATGGCGCAGCAACCGTTTCGGCCAATTTATTCACTGGGGCCTCTATGCCATCCCCGGTGGCATATGGAAAGGTAAAACCTACAACTATGCCGCTGAATTCCTGAAGTCCAGCGCACATATCCCTGATGCTACCTGGGATTCGCTGATGTACCAGTTCAATCCGGTGAAGTTTGATGCAAAGGAATGGGCGAAGATGGCCAAACGTATGGGCGTGAAATACATGACCATCACCACCAAGCACCACGAAGGCTTCTGCCTCTGGCCTAGCCGCTATACCGATTTCAACGTCAGCAATACACCTTATAAGAAAGATATCCTGAAACAGCTCATAGAAGCTTATAACGCAGAAGGCATCGACGTGAACTTCTACTATTCCGTGCTCGACTGGCATCATCCCGACTGGCGCGATGATATCAAAACACCGGAAGACAGCGTTGCATTCAGCCGCTACCTATCTTTTGCCTACAACCAGCTGAAAGAGCTGGCCACGAACTACCCTACGGTGAAAGCCTTCTGGTTTGACGGCACCTGGGACAGCAGTGTAAGGTTCAACGGCAAATGGACCTATGAAGTAGAAAAAATGCTGAAAGAAGTAAGACCGGGTGTTATTGTCAACAGCCGCCTCCGTGCTGATGATTACGGCAAACGTCACAAAGATTCCAACGGTCAGCTCATGGGCGACTACGAATCAGGGTACGAACGTCGTTTACCCAATCCCGTTACAGATATCGCCGTTACCAAATGGGACTGGGAAGCCTGTATGACCATCCCTGAAAACCAGTGGGGATACCATAAAGACTGGACAATAAGCCACGTAAAATCGCCGCTGGAGCTCCTGGAAATGCTGGTACACAGCACTTCTATGGGAGGCAATTTCCTGCTGAACTTCGGCCCTTCCGGCGAGGGTACCTTCCGTAAACAGGAACTCGACATCGCCAGTTATATCGGCAACTGGATGGGGAAATACGGTAACGTTATCTGGGACTGCGACTATGCAGGTATGCAGAAAGAAGACTGGGGTTACTATACCAGGAAGAAAGGCGCTTCTCAGCTGAATATGGTGGTGTTCAACGTGCCGGTGAGTGGTTTACTGAAAGTGAATACACCTAAAGGTATGGTGCTGGATAAAGCCGCCTTCATGGATGCTGCCGGCAAACCTTTATCCGTAGAAGAAATCGCAGCCAATCAATACCTGGTACATCTGCCAATAAAATTATATACTTCGCCACAGGTTATTATCGTAGACTATCACGAAGGATCGTCTAAAGGTAGTTACCAGAAAGCGAAAACCTAA